The Rhodobacter sp. 24-YEA-8 DNA segment AGAAGAGCGCAATATGATCTCGGGTGTGATGCGGCTGTCCGATCGCACCGCACGCGCGCTGATGACGCCGCGCCAGGAGGTGACGACGCTGCCGGTGGATCTGGAACCCGATGAGGTGGCAGCGCGGGTCAGTGAGATCGGCCAGAGCCGTATCCCTGTCGCCGATGCGGCGGGGGATGTGCTGGGGGTGATCCGGCTCACGGATCTCTATGGGGTATTGGCGCGGGGCGACCTGCCGGATTTGCGCAGGCTTTTGCGCAATGTGCCGGTGATCTCGGACCGGATGGAGGCACTGGATGTGGTCGCTGTGCTGCAACGGGCGGGCGAGCACCTGGCGCTGGTCTATGACGAATATGGCAATTTCGAAGGGCTGATCACGCAAAGCGACCTGTTGCAGGCGATCACCGGCGCCGAGGCCGGGGCGGACCCGCGCGAGCCGCCGGTCTTCGAGCGGGCCGACGGATCGCTCCTGGTGGCAGGCTGGATGCCAGCCGATGAATTTTGTGACCGTATGGGGCTGCCGCGCGATGCGGCCGGCGAATATGACACCGTGGCGGGTCTGGTCCTGCACCAGCTCGGCCATATGGCGGGTCTTGGCGAGCGTTTTGCCCTTCAGGCTCCGGATGGCGTGGCCCTAAGCTTCGAGGTCG contains these protein-coding regions:
- a CDS encoding hemolysin family protein, with translation MLTEILILLALIALNGVFSMSELAVVSSRPARLKSMAATSRGAAQALRLSENPGRFLSTVQIGITGVGVLSGALAGDTLGGRLAAWLAAGGMSDAWASRIGVGGAVIAITYVSLIIGELVPKQIALRNPEAVAAKVAPLMALLSVVAAPVVWFLENSGRLILRLLGQRGESGNRVTEEEVNVLLTEAQQGGVLEEEERNMISGVMRLSDRTARALMTPRQEVTTLPVDLEPDEVAARVSEIGQSRIPVADAAGDVLGVIRLTDLYGVLARGDLPDLRRLLRNVPVISDRMEALDVVAVLQRAGEHLALVYDEYGNFEGLITQSDLLQAITGAEAGADPREPPVFERADGSLLVAGWMPADEFCDRMGLPRDAAGEYDTVAGLVLHQLGHMAGLGERFALQAPDGVALSFEVVDLDGLRIDKVLVSKL